The Juglans microcarpa x Juglans regia isolate MS1-56 chromosome 2D, Jm3101_v1.0, whole genome shotgun sequence DNA window AGTTTGTAGGTATCAGACAATCCCTTAAGCCAATTAGACATGGTCTCAAAACTGGCCTTATATTCATCAACAGTGCTACTTTATCTTAGCTTAGTGAGTGTCTCTATAGGATCATCATAAGCATTAGGGCCAAATCTTACTAAAAGGGCTTTAATGAAAGAGTCTCAATCAATAAGGTGTATAGATTCTTCTAAATCTTGGAACCAAGTTAGGGCTTTACCCTCCATGTGGAATGATACTAGCATTAAACGGTGTTGGGGCATTGTATtatgaaaactaaaaaattgattaaactTATAAATCCAACCTACATGCTGTTCACCATTAAAGACAGGAAAATCAAGTCTGATGGTGCGGGTATGGATCTCTCCTTGTTGTGGACCACCATTCTTGTTGTTGTGAATGTTTGAAGATGATGCTTTATCGCTGTTATGTTTCTAAAGTTCTGAGTTCAAAGCTATGAGCTGTTGTACAACAACATCAAGCTACCTCTTGATAGTCATTACTTCAATTTCCAGTacttcgtttgttttttttttttcacagcaTTTAAACCATCTTGTAATTGGTTTATTCTTGTGCCTTTAGccattttcttgtaatgtttgAGAACAGGGAAAGTGTAtctagataccacttgtaacactactgaaaataatgtaagaaatgGAACAATAACCATATGAAATGCCTCCTTCAAGGGTTGGCCCCTCTAGAGAATATAGATGAGAAAATAAGGTTTCTTTGATTAAACTTTCAAGTACCTCAACAGGTTTTAGGTACTCAGAATTAAAGGGAAATTACTGGGCCCTATTGGGCTTTACAGACTAACTTAGACCGCATGGAAATAAAGACTAAAGACATggattaaataaaagattaaggGCTACGACCCATTACACCCAGACCCAACAAGTAAATTAAACATAAGACCAAAGTAAATAACCGGAGACCAACTCATGCCTCTCAAGCCCAGCCCGCGACTTGTACTTCTTCTTTCCAAAAGGTCGAACTGCTTTGGTTTCCCAATTCGATCACTTCAGTTCACTTAGGTAAGTTGTCTTCAAGCTAGGGTTCCATTGATTCCTCTCTTCCCCCTCTCCCATGCGCCGTCCACTTCTTTCTCCACCATCAGCGGCGGCATGTGTTACATTCTCCAACCATGGCAGTTTTATAACATTAGGACATTCTTACTTTCCAACaagttttatctttttctattcAACATTCATATAGAAGGGGTAATTTTGATGATGATCAACTTGAAAAAAGGTGCAATAGGTGTTTCGGCCACTTATTATTTAACTATTCAATTGCCATCATTGGTTTTGGGGGTATAGAATGGAGGTTTTTAGATTACCTTAATTTAGGCAAAATATAATTAGATGGTTGTGGATTTTAACTTTGTTCTTTTAAGTGTAGATTTTGATTGTAATTAGCATAATATATAGATAAGAGTTTTTGTTAAAccttggttttgaaatttttgtaacCCCCaagtttttcttataaaaggAATTCCTCCTTTAAAAGTgagaattattaataaaattaggagTACTGTCcctattctttaaaaaataaaaataaatatgccaATATAAACTAAACATGAGCTGCAACAAATTATAAACCAGTTTTCGAAACAACTAACAATACTAAAAAGCAAGataacaaaagagaaataatacttGCAGTCGTGAATGCGTAAGCGccgtgtaatcactttgaaaaaaatagataaatatgagacacatgaaaaaaattaatttttaaataatggaacctactctttttcaaagtgactgcacgACGCTTGCACATTCCACAACTGTATGTAGTATTCTCATAACAAAAATATAGTCTCGTTGTATTGTCTCCAAgctatttttcaattcaaaagttgcaccttataaaaagaagacaaaattaGTGAAGAAACAAGTTAAAAGATGCCACAAAAAACCTATGAACTACCCTAATCTTCTTGACAAAAATATGGTTTCATATGTATTATCAGAGAATAATCTTCTTGACAGCTTAATGCAGTGTCATTAATATTGTTTCCAGTACAAGTGTCAAGACTGAATCCTAGGATTGAAATTTGGGAATGTCTTGATCACGTCTCTTCTTGTAAACACTTGGGGCACTTGCATTTGAAACCATAATCAGCAAGCAATGCCTGCCTCTCTTCAAATGGAAGGTCCTCATCTACATATGAAATGGTAACCTGAAAATGCTCCAAAATGTTAAATAGTTCTTGCACAAAAATATACAGATGGGGGTTTCCATTTCAGGTAACTTTAAATTGATTGCAGGAGTGAAAACTACAACAGCCCAGGTTGCTTAAATGAATTACCTCTTCTCCTTTGCTGATGGGACAAAGTGCAATTAATGTTGCTTGACCATCTCTATCCTGCAATGGAGAACAAACACGAATGACAGAGGCACAAAATCATGAAGGGAAACTGAACTTTCTTGCCAAGTATAAACTACCATGGACTTTGCTGAACCATGCTTGATTTGTTCATATGCTACCAATGTACATTTGCGCATGAAGTCAATTTCTAGCATGACTATACTTATGGACTTTAACATTTCTTGATCAACGAAACAACTCATGACTCCATCTACCACATGAATGCTAAAATAAAATACCCCAAATCTTATTTTACCGATAAAAAAGTATACCCCAAGTCTATAACTGTAAACATGCAATAATCACACATCATCCTAGGTGGTTTCTTAATTCTACACATACTAATGTCCAGCCCATGAGTGTCACATAAACGGAGATGCTATGGCATGATTTAAGCATGTGTtgtctataaactagattgctCCCACCTCAATGGTAAAAAAAGGATGGGCTGGCTGTTAACATGTTGCTCAATCAAGTCTAACTTGTGTTATTGAAGTATTTATAGCTGACTAGGTCCCAACATAATTAAAGACACTAATTCAACTTGTCAGAAACCAGCTAggtgaaataaaatatgaattttagaaaatacataGAAAAAACATTAACTGATGGCTATATATCTTTGCTGGTCTTAAATAGGTTGGCGAAGgtattccttttcctttttttgttagGCATTTGTGCCTGTGATAGACTTGTCTAAACACAAACGTTCGTGCTAATCCTGGCAGCTTAACCTGAACCTGCCTGGATCATAATCCTGCAACATCTGACCTATATGAAATTCAGcataaaaaacaagaataataccaaaaaaatacagGTTGTTTGGAGGTTGCTGAGGTGTGTACTACCATTGTATACAGGATCAGATTGAACAATTCCAGGAGAAAAGAGACAGACAGAGCATGGATGCCAATAACcaatgaataaaataaagaattctCGGAAGTTTAAGATGTTAATTCATTGGCCTCCACATGACAGCATGTTAGCTGGACAGTTGGAACTTGGAGACAAAACAAGCTTCATTTTTCtgtataaatttatatctaaaacaGGCATATCTCCAAAAGCTACAAccagaaaattgaaagaaaaaaagcacCAGAATTTGCGACCTCTCATAAGCTACAAAAAAGTAACCACTGGTTTACATACCTCTTCTCGTTTAAATGCTTTCGCATTAGGACAACAGGAATGGTTCATACAACTTTGCAAAGGAAAAAAGCCGGTgcctaaaataaataaacttatgTTAGTCAAGCACATTTAACCAAAaacccccaccccaccccccgcCGCGTtccctaaaagaaaaaaaaaaaaagaaaaaaattctatgtAAGATGCAGATATTTACAAGCACCACGATATTACAATATCTGAGTAGCTTTAGCTAATCTTATTTGACTTAGATATAAAAGTTCCTATAGGATAGAAAACATCATCTTAGGGGAATCATAAACCTCAATTATAAGCTTATATAGATTGAAGAAAACCCAAAGCAGTAAAGTAGGTATCAATtccatgtaatactaatggatttTTAATTTCGACAAGGAATGCAGTTCAATGCATTGTTCTGTTCCTGTCTGTGTAAGACACTTTTTTCAGAGGACATATCAAAGcctataatttttctaattgcTTAACGTTGAAGGAAATATGATACTATGATCAAAATCTGGGAGTTAATGAAAAACCAATTCTGAAGCAATCTGCAAAATAACATTTAGAAGCCAGAATAGATTAGTTCAACACCTTTTGCAGAAGCATATTATCTTGCTCTGGTTCTTAGAGAATAAGAATACAAAGTTACAAACAAATgataaaatggaaaataaaaataagaaggaTAACAAGCAAGAGAAAGTAACGAACTTGTTTGAACGTATCGACAGATTCTGCATTTAATATCATCTTACCCTGGCAACAAACTGAATAGTCATCTCCAAGAGCATCAAGAAATGGTTGCGTAACTTGCTCTGCTTCTTGCTGTCATCAGTGATAAGGTAATGACATTACAATTTAGagaaataaagaacaaaaagtAGCTACAAGGTCAGAATTCTAACCTTTTCCGTATATGGAAGATCATCGATGTATAAAAAGTAATCTTCCACTGGGGATGCTACAACCAAATCACTgaaacataaattaatttaaatagtgTCACACAGTGGCACACTGCATCATTTCGAAGCACTGCATGTAAGTGGCTGGAATAATGAGAGAAACAGCCTTGAGAGAGCATGACTCTTACAGATTATTCAGCTCAAACATGCCAATAATGTGCCCATAGGTCTCCAGGGAAAACACTTGGTAGAGTTAAGGCCTTCAACTTGTGAGTGTCACAAATAATGAATGTTGGGTCAGGGTTTTCTGCCTTGTTATCTAAAAGGGAGCTGGCTGAACATTGATAGATAAGCATAGTTACAATGAAAAGCAAAAGTATATAGACTCTACATTTAAAAGGATACATGGCTCACATTCCTTGTCAAATATGGCTGCCTTGAGAAGTTGCAGTGACTGAAATGATACAAGATACaatttgaatatttaggattcAACATAGCAGCATAATAGGTCTGCattataatttctaatcaaAGATGAGCATTTACTATTTGGAACTCCACTGGAAAGAGTTCCCCACCATTATATGGTGTGTTCATGAAACAAAGCCTAATCAGTGGACAGTGCATTAAGCTTGTGTTCTCAATAAAGTTTACCTTTTGGACAAAGTGATAGGACTTAGTCATAAAGATTCCATTTCATAGGAATGATGCTATGCAATGCCACTTCTAAAGTAAGATAACTATTAATATTTTCAGATCACAAGTGCTCCAAGTATTTATGAACCACTGGTCAGTATGATTTAATCCAAAGTTTAAATCGTTTGGTGCGTGAAAAGTTCtctaattttttagaatttttgaaaaacttcCTGAGATGTCTTTTGTATTTGGTTTTGTCAAAATGGAAAgagaattgaaaagtattttggatgaaaatttgttttgatgtgCTTTGTATTGGGTTTTGTCAAACTTCTTTaagtttttgtgtttgttttttcatttgtcATAAAAGCCAAGGTAAATGATtagatgattttcttttctttaagagagattgaaatttttttcttaacttcAGATCTTTAGATTGAAAGgcaaaaatatatgaaaaagcttctgaaaattttgtgaatccAAACGCCCAAGCGACCTGAACAATTCTAGACTCAAAGTTCCCTATCCATCTGATCTAGAAAGCTACTTCCTCAaccaaactaaaattaaaatggtcCAATAGACTGGATCTTCAGAGGCATCTTGGGTAGGACCTAGAAATGCCCATATATTGAGGTGGGAGAGAAAGGTATTGAACTAAGGGACTTTATGACCTTGGTGGGCAGATTCTGATCTAGTAACAAAGTTTCTGACATGCAGGGTAGTTATCCAAAGACAGGagcatttttggaagagcttCTTAGAGGATATTTTGAGTCGTTCTGACCTGAAGGTTATGTCATGAAAACCTTTACATGAGGACCAATTGAGATATGCGATCTAGTTATGGATAGACTGATTGTGCAGCTACAGGTATTTTCAAGATTACtcctttattatttatttatttattcgtTTTCTGAAATTCAAATTATTGAAGGTTGTGCTGATTCAATATATTGAGTGATTGTTTTCCTTTATTATCTCTCCATTTGATGCCCTAGGTGATTACTGTCTATGGATGCAACCAAATCACTTAAACATAAATTGAGAATGTTCACAAGTAACATACACCAAGTTATGCGAGGAAGTTTTACCGTGAATGCCAGCTCTCTTATCTGCATCCTGAAAGCAGATTCATCAGAAGAATCAACATCATCTGGCAATGCAATGCAGTCCCACCACCTATACACAGATCTGACTGATTCTAGCAATATACTTCAAATAACAAAGTATCTTCCTATGCAGTCTTAACAATAGAAAAAAGGAGAGATACCAAAAGGGCTATGCCAAAGAAAACAGAAATTAATGTTTAGAACAATAAGATCTCTGACCAAAACATCAGGCTATGCTGtaacaaatcaaatataaatgtTCATAAGACATCTAACTTTTTGCCAAGCATTACAAGCATCTTTGTTGTGAATTGGATATCACAAAAAGATCAAGCATATCCTATAATGATTGCAGAGCAAGAAAATTCTACATTTGTTACCTCAATAAATATCTAaagttactttaaaaaaattccttGACAATGTGTAAGTTTTTTTCCTCAAAAGAATACTTCAATCTCTTTATGTAATCTGATTTAATGTGAGTAATTAGAAAGCAAGAGTCTGCAAGTGGAATTGTGATACTCTACCACAATCTTATTATACAACTCTTAATTCATGTCCTGGAGCCTCTCAGGTCCACACAAAGATAAAAGTAATACTGAACTAACATGCAATAGGAGCCATGCATCCAATGGTATATTGTATATACTATAGAAACTGCAAATTCCTAGGGCAAACATCATGAATCTCGAAGGGGGATTATAAATTCTCTGATATTCAAATACATTCTTTATTGATGTCTACATGCACTGTGtttagggctgtaaatgagCCAGTCTGTTTGATAGCCTGCTCGGCAGTCGCTCGGTTAAACTCAAATCGAACTCgactcttgaaaaaaaaagctCGTTTGTGAAAGTAGATACCTGCTtgaattgtaaatgacacatacccgacaaaactcgactcgactcggctaaggctcgttaagacttgctcgtttatgctcgagtcgactcaTTAGCTCGagtcgattaaaactcattcatatattgataaatatatacatacacctatgtatacacacacacacacacatatatatatatgtggtaactaataatataagcataccacttttataattaaatatataatattaatctaattacttgtgtctatatagtgaatatacttcataagtatattttataatttgtataataattaatcgataaaatttaataatttcatatactagtatgtgtgaatcatatatgaaatagatatatgctatcatattaagtgtatgtattaataatatatgtaggcatttaatatattgttattttgaataaatatcaactagttagatattaattatttatagattttttaaaattttataattcagtagaggttctacttgttagttgtataaatttaatattagattttttatttttttatttatttaatttattaattattaaatcttattcaaaaaataaaaaaataaatagttcgAGCTCGGCTCaactcgaactcgtttgtgggacgagctcgagTTCAGAGTTTAGTttatcgagtcgagctcgaacaaagaataaaaacaaatatcgagcttgagtattttgagttgagtcgagctcggcaagccaaagactggctcggctcggctcggctcgattacagccTTGTGTTGTCCTAAATATCTTTCtttcaagataaaatattagaaagGAAACATGATTCACAACTACCTTCTCTTGTGTCCCATTGAAATTGGCTTCCATGCCTCCAACAGTAAAGATATATCAGAATGGTCCAAAACATTAGGTGTGGCACACTTCTCGTTTTCCTTAAGACGAGTTGCTTTCAGTTTCCTATACATTAGTATGGTGGAAGAGATAACCTGAGAATAAGATTTGAGGTATAAGGTTATATTCCAACTTCTTGGGAAGTGGCACAGATGAAGTAGCTAGGTTAATTCTACGCAATGCTCATACAAAAATACGATTCGGGAAGATAACCAGGAAGATCAAAGGCAATACTTGATAAAATTACTAATATACCTTCGCAGCAAcgagaaaaatatcatttgtttctggggaaaaaagaagataaatctttTAGAgagagcagaaacaaaataaatactgaaaagTGTATAATTATCAAATTCACTCCCTAAGGATTGGTTTTTCTCTCCATACAACTTGTTACTGATGAGGTTATTTGGGTTGCAATGGTGATGTTAGTGCTGAGTTGAGTGTTTTTAAGTGAGATTAGGGGGATTATGGTGATAGAATCAAAGGCATTTGCCTTGTTGAAGGATGGGAAGTTCTTGTCATTACTGAGAGGAGTAGGAGGGTGGTGAAGGAGATGAGGTTGGGAATTCCTACTGTTTTGCCAAAACATTGGAGGATTGTGTGATGGGAGAAAAGAAGGATTTTTACACAGCGTCAAGGGAGGGTACCATAAGCTTCATCGCGCAGAGGTGTTCAAACGTTCATGACCGTTACATTGCTCTGGTGGAGTATGGTGGTGGTGGCCTACGAAGTTTCATTTTCATACCTGAAGAGTTGGGAGGTAAGGGCTGGAGGAGAATGACCAATGCACTGTGGGAGGCCGTTATGGAGGGAGGGCAAGAGTTTCAAGGCAAAGGAGAGGGGTAGTGCGGAGGCCATTGGTGGCGGTGAACCACCCATAGAGTATTCATATAGAGAGGTTTTGGTGCAGCAAAACGTGCCGACGCACGGCTCTGGTGCAGCAAACGGTGCCGACAGGGGTGGAAAGGCTCCACCTACCTCTGTGACAAGAAGTGCAGAGTGGATAGGTGGAGGAGGCAGGCTTGTTGTGGGTTTGGCAAAGGAGGATGTGCACTATATCTTGCTAGACGTGAAAATGCAGTTATCAGCTATGCAAGAAAAGGTTGATGCTCTACTATGGTGCGTTGAGGAGGACTATAAGATGGGCCAGAGCTAAGAGGTTTGAGGGCAATTAAAGAAGTTTGTTGTAACAGGCAAGCAATTAAAGGAGTCTGGGCTAGGCTATAAGCAAATGGGCCGTTCGATAGGGcaattaaggtctcgtttggatagtgagatgagatgatctgtgaatagtagtaaaatggtttttgaaatttgaaaaagttggattgttttttgtattttgtttggaagtttgggaaagttgtaatgattagatgaaaaagttgaagatttgaaattgaaaagtatttgtatttgtgcctatggtgtttggatattgagatgagatgtgatgaaatgagataagataggatgagttgagaggacttcgatatccaaactaggcctaaaaGAGGCTGGGCTAGGTCCAAATCAAATAGGCCATTCGGCTGGGCTTCAGGACGTGgggcaaaagaaagaaaagcttaGGGCTAGAACCTAGCCCATGTGGAGAGTTAGGGAGGGTGGAGAGGCTAGGCCTTCTACTGGTGGGAGTCAATCAACCTTGCCGGAGAAGGTGCCAAGGTACCCATCGGATTTGTGAGTCACCATCGGACTTGTGAGAAGGTGACGATGGTATTGAGTTCATCGACGATGACGGAGGACCCATGAGAAGGTGATGAAGGAGCCGAGGTGCCAAGGACCATAGTTCACAAGCCAATCAACCCATCGGGATCTCAAGTGGCCAAGGAATCATCGACAGTAGTCGGTAGCTCAGAAGGTGATCGTGGAGTCGCTGACAGCTGATCTAGAGATGGATCTCAACATTTTCTCACCAGTGGAAGTGGGATATTTGGCGTAGCATACATAGACAGGGCCAATGGATAGCAAGGAAGAGGCTCAGGTGGTTTTCTCTCCGGCAAAGGTCTTTGGGCAGCTAGTTCAAGGGGCGGTAGCTTGGCAGAGAGTAGTATGGAAATCGGTGAGGAGAAGTCAATGCCTCTTGATTTCTTGTCTAAGTTAGAGGACGTGAATTATACTCATTAGTTGGTGTATAAGGAGGCCGAGGTGGATCCAAAGCCGTTATGCACCTCATCTCCCTTGCTTACAACGGGAGGCTCACCAACGGATTGGGTGACTCAGAAAGTGAAAGATATTCAGGATTGTGTGGGGATTTCTTGTGATGGGTTCGAGGAGCAATTCAAGGCATTACTTATTGCTATTGAGGCGGTCGTTTTCAATCCCCTAAATTTGCTTCTAGGAAAAAGAGGGAGCTGAAGCATCTCACTTGTTCAATCAATTATGATGGATGGGAGGGGAGTACTAGCAAAGGAAGATCCAAGGGAAATGTTGGTTCTCCCCATAAATCCGAGAATTCTTTCTTGGAACATTCGGGATCTTAATGATCCCAATAAGCGTTTGCGGGTGATGAATCTTTTACACCATTGGAAGTTCGATATTGTTTGTTTGTAGGAAACCAAGATGGAATTTATGAGTCGTAGCATCATCACTAGCATTTGTGGCTATCCATTTGTGAGATGGGTGTACCTTGCTTCTGAAGGAGTATCTGAGGGTATCCTTATTATGTGGGACTTGAGGGTGGTTGAGTCTATTGAGCAGTGTGCTGGAAATTATACGGTGGCATGTTCGTTTAAAAATGTGGAGGAAGGTTTTTGTTGGACTTTCGCAGGTGTGTATGGGCCAAATGTGGATACACATAGGAAGGTTTTATGGGAGGAGCTTGCAAGTTTGGGCGGTTGGTGGAACTTACCGTGGTGTATTGGTGGTGACTTTAATATCACTTAGTTCCCTAGTGAAAGATCAGGAGAAGTCCGGTATAGCTAGACAATGAATGAgttttctaaatttatctttgataCGGATCTGCTGGATTTCCCCTTGTTCGTGGCGTGCACACTTCGTCTAATAATTGGTTTTGGTCTCGTTTGGCCAGATTTTTGGTCTCTTTCATGGCCTCTACCTTGCTACAGGAGATTTGATTGAGTTTGCTCAGACTAGTACATACAAGGAACTACTGGGCTATCGGCTTTAGATAGTCATCTTCCTATccctatcattacttttcactcACTTCCTCTCGTCTTTTACTCGAGTAGCTCTTATTTACTGACTATCAGCCTCGCTTTCGTTGTCTCTACTTCGGGTGCTCACTTTCGATCAAACTAGACAGAAGGGAGGAGGAATTCAATACTCCAATCATATTGGGGATTCATCACTGGCTAGGGCTTTCGAATTGGAGGCATTCACGAGGGTAGAAGATACTTTACATTTGAAATTATGTGGCTGAAAGTTGAGGGTTTTGTGGAGAAAGTCAGGTTGTGGTGGTCTTCGTATCCTTTAGAGGGTTCACCAAGCTTTATATTAGCTGGGAAATTGAAAGCATTGAAGAGGGATTTGAAGAGGTGGAATGCTAAAGTCTTTGGGCACATTAATAGTAAAAAACGGCCCCTTATGGAGGAATTAAAGGATTTGGAGAAAAGGGAGGTGAGCGCTCCTCTTTCCGAGGACTCTTGTAGGAAATTAGCTATCACTTTGGAGCTGGAGAAGGTGCTACTTATTGAGGAAATTTTGTGGAGACAAAAGTCACGTgcactttggttgaaggaaggggaccgGTGTACTAAATTTTTCCACCGGGTGGCTAATTCTTATCCTAGGAATAATGCTATCAAGGTGCTTCAGGTTGAGGGACAGGTTCGCTTCGATTATGATGCTGTTAAGAACCACATTTTCAATTTCCACAAAGACCTTCTTGCTGAAAAAATCCCCTTGGAGACCCAAACTTGATGGTATGCCTTTTGGGACTATTGATCAGTTAAACTCTATGTGGTTACAAAGACCTTTTGAAGCAGAGGAGGTTCTTCGGGTGATTCGTGGGATGACTAAGGATAAAGCCCCAGGTCCAGATGGGTTCTTGATGGCCTTTAATCATgattgttgggatgtggtgggGGAGGATATCATGCAGGTTTTTCAAGAGCTATACACCTTTGGTAAATTCGAAAAAATCATTAATGCGTCTTTTATTGCTCTTATCCCTAAGAAAGTTGAGGCAGTGGAGGTGAAAGATTTTCGACCTATTTGTCTCATTAATGTGGCGTATAAGATTATCTCAAAGGTTCTTGCCAATCGAATGAGTACTgttatgagtaatattatatcaaaatctcaaaatgcatttgtgagGAGGCggcaaattttggattcagtgTTGATTGCCTAGATTGTAGAATCGAGGAGGGTAAACCCGGGCCCTTGtgcaagctagacatggagaaggcttatggccatgttaattgggattttctgTGTTATTTACTTGGGAGGTGCCGTTTTGGGGATATATGGATTTCTTGAATTAGGCATTGTATAACTACGGTTTGTTATTCGGTTTTGGTGATTGGAGCACCATAAGAATTCTTTAACAGCCCTAGGGGATTAAGACAAAGATATACCCTCTTCCCTTTGTTGTTTGTCATTATTATGGGAGCATCGAGTCGTATGTTGAGAGCAGCTGTTAATGGAGGCTTCCTTGCTGGATTTTCTATGGGAGGTGTTTAATCTATCTCACCTTCTATTTGTTGATGACACACCAATTTTTCGTGAGCCGAACCGTGATCATATGCAGTACGGTTgtattactttgctttgaagcggTTTTAGGCTTGGAGGTAAATCTCTCGAAGTCTGAAATGGTTCCTGTGGGTGGTGTGAACAATATTCAGGGTTTGACGAATATCTTGGGCTGTAAGGTTGCTTCCCTGCCCTTGAAATACCTTGATCTTCCGTTGGAGCTGCTTTCAAGAcaaaatctatttgggatggggtgttagaaaaaattgaaagaagattGGCCGGGTGGAAATGGATATATTTGTCCAAGGGTGAAAGATTAACTCTCATCAAGAGCACTTTATCTAACCTCCCTACTTATTTTCTATCCCTATTTCCGCTACTTACAAGTGTGGCCTCTCGTATCGAGAAAACTTTTCGGAACTTTCTTTGGGGAGGCATTGCGGAGGACACTAAGTTCTATCTTGCTGGTTGGGATAATGTTTGCTCACTGATAACTTGCGGTGGGTTGGGGGTGCATAATATGAGGGTTTTCAATGAAGCACTTttggggaaatggttgtggagatgtCATAGGGAAGGGGAGGGCTTATGGAGAGAAGTCATAGATTCTAAGTATGGGAGTGTtcggggggttggtgttctaatcaAGTTAGGGGGACACATGGTGTGGGattgtggaaaaacattagaGCTGGAGGGGGAAGATTCTCCAAGTTTTTCAGATTCGCAATTGGAAGAGGTAATATCgtttatttttggcatgatgtcTAGTGCGGTGGAGGGGCTCTAATGCAAGTGTTTCCCATGCTCTACCAAATTTCTTGTGACAAAGAGACTGTTGTGGCTGATTTATTGGTATTATCT harbors:
- the LOC121250226 gene encoding histone-lysine N-methyltransferase ATXR2 isoform X1; this translates as METICSIDAALASEISHLLTSPSPPQVQEYFDNLISTRKCHGIKVKPNGEFGKGVYADLDFKEGELVFKDQMLVGAQHCSNKIDCLVCSFCFCFIGSIELQIGRRLYLQGLGVSMNHGSDMETFKHISKDCSKTDSNNGEYDSLLENHDNLGNCPSSSSKQIFTIPKDVVESLMNGELMLPYSKQFSLPPPVPCAGGCGEAYYCSKSCAEADWELSHSLLCTGERSESSCREALIKFIQHANETNDIFLVAAKVISSTILMYRKLKATRLKENEKCATPNVLDHSDISLLLEAWKPISMGHKRRWWDCIALPDDVDSSDESAFRMQIRELAFTSLQLLKAAIFDKECEPLFSLETYGHIIGMFELNNLDLVVASPVEDYFLYIDDLPYTEKQEAEQVTQPFLDALGDDYSVCCQGTGFFPLQSCMNHSCCPNAKAFKREEDRDGQATLIALCPISKGEEVTISYVDEDLPFEERQALLADYGFKCKCPKCLQEET
- the LOC121250226 gene encoding histone-lysine N-methyltransferase ATXR2 isoform X2; the encoded protein is MLVGAQHCSNKIDCLVCSFCFCFIGSIELQIGRRLYLQGLGVSMNHGSDMETFKHISKDCSKTDSNNGEYDSLLENHDNLGNCPSSSSKQIFTIPKDVVESLMNGELMLPYSKQFSLPPPVPCAGGCGEAYYCSKSCAEADWELSHSLLCTGERSESSCREALIKFIQHANETNDIFLVAAKVISSTILMYRKLKATRLKENEKCATPNVLDHSDISLLLEAWKPISMGHKRRWWDCIALPDDVDSSDESAFRMQIRELAFTSLQLLKAAIFDKECEPLFSLETYGHIIGMFELNNLDLVVASPVEDYFLYIDDLPYTEKQEAEQVTQPFLDALGDDYSVCCQGTGFFPLQSCMNHSCCPNAKAFKREEDRDGQATLIALCPISKGEEVTISYVDEDLPFEERQALLADYGFKCKCPKCLQEET